From Triticum aestivum cultivar Chinese Spring chromosome 4A, IWGSC CS RefSeq v2.1, whole genome shotgun sequence, a single genomic window includes:
- the LOC123082784 gene encoding uncharacterized protein: MHATISGKQRCISPPLPPATRSPRVCWETMQGDLVRLVASRLLAGDLLDYVRFRAVCVQWRSETLCPRGRGVVDPRFHPRRWTMLPEGRGLYPGHPGLGDYVRFFNLDSGVFVRIRLPLFTNHCILDSVYGLLLLQRDEDTAVRLLHPFTGDIVELPRLTTLILQKPEGGAWPLEIKTMRYISTSASFVAGAVTVLITFNLYFCGAVATSLDTQWTMLSWTCPGSYINGPLPLHGKIYDVPAFFDDTNGAPRIFEMDVCHYQDPPKLIFTGPIEKPLQACHLVEYGSEILVVAHDDDQLSHMTVYRLADLVLGKFIPMTDIGENAIFMGPRSICVSSRAFPMVKANTIVYFRPQKHRFAQYNIGRRTWSLAMDQCSINGRTQGPRSIVCHILTCCSHQHWNKGEDYTYTLTGGPSP, translated from the exons ATGCATGCCACCATCTCAGGAAAACAAAGATGCATATCTCCCCCGCTGCCGCCGGCAACCCGGAGCCCTAGGGTTTGCTGGGAAACGATGCAAGGAGATTTGGTTCGGCTGGTCGCGTCGCGCTTGCTGGCCGGCGATTTACTGGATTACGTCCGTTTCCGTGCTGTCTGTGTGCAATGGCGATCAGAGACTCTCTGCCCACGTGGCCGTGGCGTCGTTGATCCACGTTTCCACCCGCGCCGCTGGACGATGCTCCCCGAGGGCCGTGGCCTTTATCCTGGACACCCCGGGCTGGGTGACTATGTCCGCTTCTTCAACCTAGACTCAGGTGTCTTTGTCCGTATCCGCCTCCCGCTGTTTACCAACCATTGTATTCTTGATTCGGTCTACGGCCTACTCCTCCTCCAGAGGGATGAAGACACAGCCGTCCGTCTCCTCCACCCTTTCACCGGTGACATCGTTGAGCTTCCACGGCTCACCACCCTGATCTTGCAGAAGCCCGAGGGAGGAGCTTGGCCCCTCGAGATCAAGACGATGAGATACATCTCTACTAGTGCTTCCTTTGTTGCAGGAGCTGTCACTGTTTTGATTACCTTCAATTTGTATTTTTGTGGGGCTGTTGCTACCTCTCTAGATACGCAATGGACGATGCTAAGTTGGACATGCCCAGGGTCATATATCAATGGACCTCTGCCATTACACGGAAAGATATACGATGTTCCGGCCTTCTTCGATGATACGAATGGTGCACCTCGGATTTTTGAGATGGACGTATGCCACTATCAAGACCCACCAAAGTTGATCTTCACAGGCCCGATAGAGAAACCCCTACAGGCTTGCCACCTGGTAGAGTATGGCTCGGAGATCTTAGTGGTTGCACACGACGATGATCAACTATCCCATATGACGGTTTATAGGCTCGCTGACCTTGTCTTGGGAAAGTTCATTCCGATGACAGACATCGGAGAAAACGCTATCTTCATGGGACCAAGGAGTATCTGTGTTTCTTCCAGGGCATTTCCTATGGTGAAGGCTAATACTATCGTGTATTTCCGTCCACAAAAGCACCGTTTTGCGCAATACAACATCGGTCGTCGCACCTGGTCATTAGCTATGGATCAGTGTAGCATAAATGGCCGAACACAAGGCCCTCGTAGCATTGTATGTCATATCTTGACATGCTGCTCTCACCAGCATTG GAACAAAGGAGAAGATTACACATATACGTTAACTGGAGGTCCATCACCCTAG